CGCCGGAGGTTTACACAACCGCCTCACCCATCAAATGAAAATCCAGCCTTTCAACCTAAAAGAAACATTCGATTTTTTCCAACACAAAGGCTATCAATTTAACCAACAGCAGGTCATTTTGCTCTACATGACCATGGGCGGAATTCCCTATTACCTCGACCAGGTTCCTTCCGAAAAAAGCGCCGCACAAGCCATCCAAAACCTATTCTTTGACAAAAACGCAAAACTTCAAACCGAATTCAACCAATTGTATCGGGCCCTGTTCCGCAAACACGAAATCTACGAAAAAGTGGTTGAAATACTTTCCGGCAAGGCACTGGGTTTCACCCGAACCGAACTGGTCCAAAAAGGGCAATTGCAAAGCGGTGGCACTCTGTCGAAAGTACTGTTCGAACTCGAAGAAAGCGGATTCATCACCTCCTACCCTAGCCTCGACAATAAAGCCAAAAATACCATTTACAGATTGTCGGACTTCTACACGGCTTTCTATTTTCAATTTCTAAAAAACTACCGCGCATCCGACGAAAACTATTGGCTAAACCTCCAAAACCAGCCTATTTTCAATGCCTGGAAAGGAATTGCCTTCGAACAGGTTTGCCTGAGCCATGTGCCTCAAATTAAAAAAGCGTTGGGCATAAGCGGAGTACATTCCAAACAGAGCGCCTGGATTGGGGAAGCCAACAACCAAAAAGCACAGGTCGATTTACTTATCGATCGCCAGGATCAAGTGATTAACCTCTGCGAATGCAAATTTTCAAACGACGATTTTACCATCGACAAGGATTATGCAGCACAATTGAGACGAAAAATGGAGGTATTCAAAACAGCAACCAAGACAAAAAAGGTAGTCTGGCTTACTTTTATTACTACTTATGGCCTGCAAACAAATGCCTATTCCAATGAATTGGTGCAAAAATCAATCACTTCTGATGCCCTATTCGAATCATAATTATAATTTTTAGGCGGGCCCATTCGCAAAAACAGCTTGCCTTCGAATAAGAGTAACAAGGCGAATGGCCGGGCTATACACTGCAAGTCCTCAAGCCATTCGGCTAGCGCCTTCTGGCTTTCCGGGCTTTCCGTTTCTATCCCTGCCCGATGGCACTTCGAACAAAAAATTGGTTGAAAAACGCACATTCCGCTTCTCAACCCTTGACCTTTTAATTACGCAGGCTGCCCCGGGTAGCGATAGAAACGGAAAGCCCACAGGGATGCGTACCCCGAATACTTTCGGGGGAAGCAGACCGAGGACTTGAAGTGGATAGCGCGACCTTTTCGCCATGGCTAAAACCTGGGT
This is a stretch of genomic DNA from Bacteroidia bacterium. It encodes these proteins:
- a CDS encoding AAA family ATPase, which produces MKEIIGRYEEQKTIQKLLTSKRSEFLALYGRRRVGKTYLIREYFQNKFAFYLTGIANAKTEQQLLNFDLQLQHLTGSELQRSANWIEAFYKLRTYLSQQNPAEKQVLFFDELPWLDTNGSDFIQGLEHFWNNWADGQKNIFLIVCGSAASWMINNLINTAGGLHNRLTHQMKIQPFNLKETFDFFQHKGYQFNQQQVILLYMTMGGIPYYLDQVPSEKSAAQAIQNLFFDKNAKLQTEFNQLYRALFRKHEIYEKVVEILSGKALGFTRTELVQKGQLQSGGTLSKVLFELEESGFITSYPSLDNKAKNTIYRLSDFYTAFYFQFLKNYRASDENYWLNLQNQPIFNAWKGIAFEQVCLSHVPQIKKALGISGVHSKQSAWIGEANNQKAQVDLLIDRQDQVINLCECKFSNDDFTIDKDYAAQLRRKMEVFKTATKTKKVVWLTFITTYGLQTNAYSNELVQKSITSDALFES